In one Nicotiana tomentosiformis chromosome 6, ASM39032v3, whole genome shotgun sequence genomic region, the following are encoded:
- the LOC104084786 gene encoding BTB/POZ domain-containing protein At4g30940-like: MESQKDRVKLNVGGRIFETTATTLGSAGKNSFFGAMFDENWNLHSDAATNEHFIDRNPDYFAVLLDLLRTGELYIPPKINERLLYREALYYGILDHVKSAKWDLFDGNKLRVARSIKGWSIGKYGAIRASPSSGCCVVLPLEFGSMVKVYDWMLDEQPTINLDYHRVNDVCWVDSENIVASSDRKLANGAIELFNAYTGELRCKFQVSDENRLNDYSATELSFNSDYKLFSSCKRNSIERGIVVWDQVTGKHINFFSLEYAKQPYFSSEYTGRLQWLYGTNCLMVVASSFPRIDIRLLDFRENAVVWSWSNAKEMNQKSITDAIVIEENNSICVVDAKKCLGFIDLRDTTKSVGWRERCTSSRTGGCFPKLAFHEGQLLSSMNDTISVYCGSNWIETSQLQRSPGGPICDFSIGGDRLFVLHREEDVFDVWETPRMSII, translated from the coding sequence ATGGAAAGCCAGAAAGACAGGGTGAAACTCAATGTTGGTGGCAGAATCTTTGAAACTACGGCCACAACCTTAGGCAGTGCGGGCAAGAATTCATTCTTTGGAGCCATGTTTGATGAGAACTGGAACCTGCATTCTGATGCCGCAACCAATGAACACTTCATTGATAGAAATCCTGATTATTTTGCTGTCCTTCTTGACCTACTCAGAACAGGAGAGCTTTATATTCCTCCAAAGATCAACGAAAGACTCCTGTATCGAGAGGCCCTGTATTATGGCATTTTGGATCATGTTAAGTCTGCTAAATGGGATTTATTTGATGGCAATAAGCTTCGGGTTGCACGGTCCATAAAAGGCTGGTCAATAGGGAAGTACGGTGCTATCCGGGCTAGCCCAAGTAGTGGTTGCTGTGTGGTATTACCACTCGAATTTGGTAGTATGGTTAAGGTGTACGATTGGATGTTAGATGAGCAACCTACAATCAATCTTGATTACCATCGGGTGAATGACGTCTGTTGGGTTGATTCTGAAAATATTGTGGCTAGCTCTGATAGAAAGTTAGCCAATGGAGCCATAGAGTTATTCAACGCATACACAGGGGAGTTGAGGTGTAAATTTCAAGTTTCAGATGAAAACAGATTGAATGATTATTCAGCAACTGAACTAAGTTTTAACTCAGATTACAAGTTGTTCTCGAGTTGTAAAAGAAATAGCATTGAGCGTGGGATTGTTGTTTGGGACCAAGTCACAGGAAAACATATAAATTTCTTCTCACTGGAATATGCTAAGCAACCATATTTCTCCAGCGAATATACTGGAAGGTTGCAATGGTTATATGGTACCAACTGTTTGATGGTTGTCGCTAGTTCCTTTCCGCGTATTGATATCCGCTTGTTGGATTTTAGGGAAAACGCCGTGGTTTGGTCATGGTCTAATGCCAAGGAGATGAACCAGAAATCCATTACTGATGCTATAGTGATAGAGGAGAATAACTCTATTTGTGTAGTAGATGCGAAAAAGTGTTTGGGCTTCATTGATTTGAGGGACACTACTAAAAGTGTAGGCTGGAGAGAAAGGTGTACATCGTCAAGGACTGGGGGTTGCTTTCCCAAACTGGCATTTCACGAGGGGCAATTACTCTCATCGATGAACGATACCATTTCAGTTTATTGTGGTTCTAACTGGATTGAAACGTCACAGCTTCAACGGAGTCCTGGTGGTCCAATTTGTGATTTTTCAATTGGTGGTGATCGTCTTTTTGTTCTTCATAGGGAAGAAGATGTTTTTGATGTATGGGAGACCCCCCGTATGTCCATTATATGA
- the LOC104084788 gene encoding BTB/POZ domain-containing protein At4g30940-like: MESQKDRVKFNVGGRIFETTATTLAGAGRNSFFGAMFDENWNLHSNATTNEHFIDRDPDYFAVILNLLRTGKLYIPPKIDKKFLYREALYYGLLDHVRSAECAPFDGNRLRLAQSITGQSVGDDVGTTQAIRASPSGWCCVAQGSVVRVYDWMLEEHPTINLDYHKVNDVCWVDSENIVASFDRKLASGSIGLFNVSTGKLRYKHQVTNQLKDYTAGTLCFYYKLSSNCKSSSNNEYRIGVWDHVTGKLINIVVGKRILGNDSKLQWYDTNCLMIASFYPLNQNCCIGLFDIREKALVWSWSGSAWEQRNQYPVSQQLRKFRDVIIIKESNSICVVDDNGCLGFIDLRSTTKSVEWRESCTPITAVDNRPCYPKLGFHEGQLFSSMNDTISVYSGPNWLLTSQLRQSRGGPICDFSIGGTGSSRENSIL; the protein is encoded by the exons ATGGAAAGCCAGAAAGACAGGGTGAAATTCAATGTTGGTGGCAGAATCTTTGAAACTACGGCCACAACCTTAGCAGGTGCTGGTAGGAATTCATTCTTTGGAGCCATGTTTGATGAGAATTGGAACCTGCATTCTAATGCCACAACCAATGAACACTTCATTGATAGAGATCCTGATTATTTTGCCGTCATTCTTAACTTACTCAGAACAGGTAAGCTTTATATTCCTCCGAAGATCGATAAGAAGTTCCTATACAGAGAGGCTCTATATTATGGCCTTTTGGATCATGTTCGGTCAGCTGAGTGCGCTCCATTTGATGGCAATAGGCTTCGGTTGGCACAGTCTATAACAGGCCAGTCAGTAGGGGATGATGTGGGCACTACTCAGGCCATTCGAGCTAGCCCGAGTGGCTGGTGTTGTGTGGCTCAGGGTAGCGTGGTTCGCGTGTACGATTGGATGCTTGAAGAGCACCCCACAATCAATCTTGATTACCATAAGGTGAATGATGTTTGTTGGGTTGATTCTGAAAATATTGTGGCTAGTTTTGATAGAAAATTAGCTAGTGGAAGCATAGGGTTATTCAACGTATCTACAGGAAAGCTGAGGTATAAACACCAGGTTACAAATCAATTGAAGGATTACACAGCAGGTACACTATGTTTTTATTACAAGTTATCCTCCAATTGTAAAAGCAGTAGCAATAATGAGTATAGGATTGGTGTTTGGGACCACGTCACGGGGAAGCTAATAAACATCGTTGTAGGTAAGCGAATTCTTGGTAATGATAGCAAGCTGCAATGGTATGATACCAACTGTTTGATGATTGCTAGTTTTTATCCGTTGAATCAAAACTGTTGCATCGGCTTGTTCGATATAAGGGAGAAG GCATTGGTTTGGTCGTGGAGTGGTTCTGCTTGGGAGCAAAGAAACCAGTATCCCGTTAGTCAACAACTACGGAAGTTTAGAGATGTGATAATTATAAAGGAGAGCAACTCCATTTGTGTAGTAGATGATAATGGATGTTTGGGTTTCATTGATTTGAGGAGTACTACTAAAAGTGTAGAATGGAGAGAAAGTTGCACACCAATTACTGCGGTGGATAATAGGCCTTGCTATCCCAAACTGGGATTTCACGAGGGGCAATTGTTCTCATCAATGAACGATACCATTTCGGTTTATAGTGGTCCTAACTGGCTTCTAACATCACAACTTCGACAGAGTCGTGGTGGTCCAATTTGTGATTTTTCAATTGGTGGCacaggttcgagccgtgaaaacagcATTTTGTAG
- the LOC104084784 gene encoding formin-like protein 18 isoform X2 translates to MALFRKLFYRKPPDGLLEICDRVYVFDRCFTTDVWEEKNYKGYVAGIISQLQDHYPDVSILAFNFREGESQSLIANDLSEHDVTIMDYPRHYEGCPLLTMEMINHFLRSSESWLSLGQQNVLLMHCEWGGWPVLAFMLAALLISRRHFTGEQKTLDMIYKQAPRELLYLLQPLNPIPSQLRYLQYVARRNMNAQWPPLDRALTLDCVIIRKTPNFDGEGGCRPILRIYGQDPLIVADRSSKILFSTPKKNNVVHHYKQVECELVKIDINCHIQGDVVLECISLNDDREKMMFRTMFNTSFIKSNILILNRDQIDTLWDAKDQFPKDFRAEVLFSEMDAVASLDPVEDSADSLNQKGDAVGNTLQQIAASNLIPERLESLSENTDTSFLIDQAALEKPQEKQRAAALENISKGLRQSNLEQHVGSFSDPSSEEYHGNKQKAELQLIETKVSPHDVTTVEHPSFHGQECGKLKKVSSLPENKNRPLMTDVLTSPPPPLPAKDQDIVTGKPLSPAPMPPTLLTPPKDKLVIGTVPSPSQPTTPRNQSPNTVYLKDDRTTVSQPDTFRLPLEMLSSPCENDKISKMEPSLRTCPSESSPYPQPLIPSFSSPSASIPNVKPLEEKLGRECGPLPSPPPLPHSTSVLEENSASVSGPPQTPAPLTPPLKKNSTSIGEPSPPPPPPPSPPPPLHTTPVLNENCSSISGPPQPPHPPTPPLKEKLASKGGRLPPPPPPLPGQPVKENSSLTGGPFPPPTPPLPTAWDSSPTNSYAVPLPPPPPPPSLDSSLKDNNNLPQTAPVPPPPPVLFPKVGVEASSGHTRAASSGSAGNNLPASPSPPPPVAPPPNKNYRRLLSSTATSRSNSKKLKPLHWLKISKTVQGSFWAEIEKCSYASKSSVINMSELEYFFSVQSLDQAGAGRNGNSRSKIGQKPQKVQLIDHRRAYNCEIMLSKVKIPLHDMLSSVLALEDSALDIDQVENLIKFCPTKEEMEVLKGYKRDKEMLGRCEQFMLELIQVPRVESKLRVFSFKIQFQSQISDLRNNLNIVNSAADQIRGSSKLKGILQTILYLGNALNHGTARGSAAGFKLDSLLKLTETRSSNTKMTLMHYLCKILADKSPELLDFSKDLSSLEPAVKIQLKYLAEEMQAVSKGMEKVKHELSMSGSDGPVSENFCKALKEFLGSAEGEVRSLAQLFSDVGRNVDSLIVYFGEDPARYPFEQVVATFMSFQRMFNQAREENRKQLEFERKKAEKEAREKQRTRKQT, encoded by the exons ATGGCACTGTTTCGGAAATTGTTCTATCGGAAGCCACCTGATGGACTGTTGGAGATCTGCGACAGAGTTTACG TATTTGATAGGTGTTTCACTACTGATGTTTGGGAAGAAAAAAACTACAAAGGCTATGTAGCAGGTATAATTAGCCAACTTCAGGATCATTACCCTGATGTGTCAATTTTGGCTTTCAATTTTCGGGAGGGCGAGTCACAAAGCCTGATTGCAAATGATCTATCTGAGCATGACGTGACAATAATGGACTACCCTCGACACTATGAAGGATGTCCTTTGCTCACTATGGAGATGATAAACCATTTTCTTAGATCTAGTGAAAGTTGGCTCTCCCTTGGGCAACAAAATGTGCTCCTAATGCATTGTGAATGGGGTGGTTGGCCAGTTTTGGCATTTATGTTGGCTGCATTACTAATATCTAGACGACATTTCACTGGGGAACAGAAGACCTTAGACATGATTTATAAGCAGGCTCCTCGCGAGCTTTTGTACTTGTTGCAACCACTGAATCCAATTCCTTCTCAGCTAAGATATTTACAGTATGTAGCAAGGAGGAACATGAACGCGCAATGGCCTCCATTGGATAGAGCACTCACTTTGGATTGCGTCATTATTAGGAAAACACCTAACTTTGATGGCGAGGGTGGTTGCCGGCCCATACTTCGTATTTATGGACAGGATCCATTAATAGTTGCTGatcgatcttcgaaaattttGTTCTCAACACCAAAGAAAAATAATGTTGTCCATCACTACAAGcag GTAGAATGTGAATTAGTTAAGATTGATATCAATTGCCATATACAAGGTGATGTAGTCTTGGAATGTATTAGCTTGAATGATGACCGGGAAAAGATGATGTTTCGGACGATGTTTAACACATCTTTTATTAAGTCAAACATTCTGATACTTAACCGAGATCAAATTGACACATTGTGGGATGCTAAGGATCAATTTCCAAAAGACTTCAGAGCAGAG GTTCTTTTTTCAGAGATGGATGCTGTTGCTTCCCTAGATCCTGTGGAGGACAGTGCAGATTCGCTGAATCAAAAGGGTGATGCTGTTGGCAATACACTCCAACAAATAGCTGCGTCAAATTTGATCCCGGAAAGACTGGAATCTTTGTCCGAGAATACGGACACTAGCTTCCTCATTGATCAAGCTGCTTTAGAGAAGCCTCAAGAGAAGCAAAGAGCTGCAGCATTAGAAAATATTTCTAAGGGCTTGAGACAGTCTAATTTGGAGCAGCATGTTGGGTCATTCTCTGATCCGTCGTCCGAAGAATACCATGGCAACAAACAAAAAGCTGAGCTTCAGCTTATTGAAACCAAAG TGTCACCTCATGATGTCACAACAGTGGAACATCCTTCATTTCATGGACAAGAATGTGGTAAGCTGAAAAAAGTTTCTTCTCTACCTGAAAACAAGAACCGACCACTCATGACGGATGTTCTCACTTCGCCTCCTCCACCTTTACCGGCAAAGGATCAAGATATTGTCACTGGAAAGCCTCTATCTCCTGCTCCAATGCCACCAACACTACTCACTCCTCCCAAGGATAAGTTAGTCATTGGAACTGTACCTTCTCCATCACAGCCTACTACGCCCAGAAACCAAAGTCCTAATACTGTATATTTGAAAGATGATAGAACTACAGTATCTCAACCTGACACATTTCGGCTTCCTCTTGAGATGCTTTCAAGTCCATGTGAGAAtgacaaaatttccaaaatggaACCTTCTCTGCGTACTTGCCCGTCCGAAAGTTCTCCTTATCCCCAACCGCTTATCCCAAGTTTTTCTTCTCCATCAGCCTCCATACCCAATGTCAAACCTCTAGAAGAAAAGTTGGGTAGAGAGTGTGGGCCGTTGCCGTCGCCACCACCTCTACCACATTCAACCTCTGTATTGGAGGAGAATTCTGCTTCTGTTAGTGGACCTCCTCAAACTCCAGCACCTCTTACACCACCTTTGAAAAAAAATTCAACTTCCATTGGAGAGCCATCACCACCGCCACCGCCACcgccttctcctcctcctcctttacATACAACCCCTGTGTTGAATGAGAATTGCTCTTCAATAAGTGGACCACCTCAACCTCCACATCCACCTACCCCCCCTTTGAAGGAAAAATTAGCGTCCAAAGGTGGAAGGCTACCTCCTCCACCTCCACCGCTTCCTGGGCAGCCTGTGAAGGAGAATTCTTCTTTAACTGGAGGACCCTTTCCACCTCCAACACCTCCTTTGCCTACTGCATGGGATTCTAGTCCTACAAATTCATATGCAGTGCCATTGCCACCGCCGCCACCTCCTCCTTCCCTGGATTCATCACTCAAGGATAATAACAATCTTCCACAGACTGCTCCtgttcctcctcctcctccgGTTCTTTTTCCTAAGGTGGGTGTAGAAGCAAGTTCTGGTCACACACGGGCAGCATCAAGTGGTAGTGCAGGGAATAATCTGCCTGCTTCTCCATCTCCACCCCCTCCTGTTGCTCCTCCACCTAATAAAAATTACCGACGGCTTTTGTCTAGTACTGCGACTTCAAGAAGCAATTCAAAGAAGCTGAAGCCTTTGCATTGGTTAAAaataagtaaaacagtccaaggAAGCTTTTGGGCCGAAATTGAAAAATGTAGCTATGCCTCCAA GTCATCGGTGATTAATATGTCAGAACTTGAATATTTCTTCTCAGTTCAAAGTTTAGACCAAGCAGGTGCAGGAAGGAATGGGAATTCAAGGTCCAAAATTGGGCAGAAGCCTCAGAAAGTGCAGCTG ATTGATCATAGACGGGCTTATAATTGTGAAATCATGCTTTCCAAGGTGAAGATACCGCTGCACGACATGCTG AGTTCTGTGCTAGCATTGGAAGATTCAGCATTAGATATTGATCAGGTTGAGAACCTGATTAAATTTTGCCCAACAAAGGAAGAAATGGAGGTGCTCAAG GGTTATAAAAGAGATAAGGAGATGTTGGGTAGATGTGAACAG TTTATGTTAGAATTGATACAAGTCCCTCGTGTAGAGTCCAAGCTACGGGTTTTCTCATTTAAGATTCAGTTTCAATCCCAG ATTTCGGACCTAAGGAATAATCTCAATATTGTGAATTCAGCAGCTGATCAG ATCAGAGGTTCATCAAAATTGAAAGGGATTCTGCAGACAATTCTGTATTTGGGAAATGCTCTCAACCACGGAACTGCAAGAG GGTCTGCTGCTGGTTTCAAGTTGGATAGCCTCCTTAAGCTAACTGAGACACGTTCGTCGAACACTAAGATGACTCTCATGCATTATCTTTGCAAG ATACTTGCTGACAAATCGCCTGAGCTACTTGATTTTTCAAAAGATCTTTCCAGCTTGGAACCTGCAGTGAAG ATACAACTGAAATATTTGGCAGAGGAAATGCAAGCTGTTAGCAAAGGAATGGAGAAAGTTAAACACGAACTCTCCATGTCAGGAAGCGATGGACCTGTGTCTGAGAATTTCTGTAAG GCTCTGAAGGAGTTTCTGGGCTCTGCTGAAGGCGAAGTCAGGTCCTTAGCTCAGCTTTTTTCGGATGTG GGCAGAAATGTCGATTCATTGATTGTTTACTTTGGAGAAGATCCAGCTCGCTATCCATTTGAACAAG TTGTCGCAACGTTTATGAGCTTTCAAAGAATGTTCAATCAAGCACGAGAGGAAAATCGCAAGCAGCTGGAATTTGAGAGAAAGAAAGCAGAGAAGGAAGCTAGGGAGAAGCAGAGGACACGTAAGCAAACTTGA
- the LOC104084784 gene encoding formin-like protein 18 isoform X1, whose amino-acid sequence MALFRKLFYRKPPDGLLEICDRVYVFDRCFTTDVWEEKNYKGYVAGIISQLQDHYPDVSILAFNFREGESQSLIANDLSEHDVTIMDYPRHYEGCPLLTMEMINHFLRSSESWLSLGQQNVLLMHCEWGGWPVLAFMLAALLISRRHFTGEQKTLDMIYKQAPRELLYLLQPLNPIPSQLRYLQYVARRNMNAQWPPLDRALTLDCVIIRKTPNFDGEGGCRPILRIYGQDPLIVADRSSKILFSTPKKNNVVHHYKQVECELVKIDINCHIQGDVVLECISLNDDREKMMFRTMFNTSFIKSNILILNRDQIDTLWDAKDQFPKDFRAEVLFSEMDAVASLDPVEDSADSLNQKGDAVGNTLQQIAASNLIPERLESLSENTDTSFLIDQAALEKPQEKQRAAALENISKGLRQSNLEQHVGSFSDPSSEEYHGNKQKAELQLIETKVSPHDVTTVEHPSFHGQECGKLKKVSSLPENKNRPLMTDVLTSPPPPLPAKDQDIVTGKPLSPAPMPPTLLTPPKDKLVIGTVPSPSQPTTPRNQSPNTVYLKDDRTTVSQPDTFRLPLEMLSSPCENDKISKMEPSLRTCPSESSPYPQPLIPSFSSPSASIPNVKPLEEKLGRECGPLPSPPPLPHSTSVLEENSASVSGPPQTPAPLTPPLKKNSTSIGEPSPPPPPPPSPPPPLHTTPVLNENCSSISGPPQPPHPPTPPLKEKLASKGGRLPPPPPPLPGQPVKENSSLTGGPFPPPTPPLPTAWDSSPTNSYAVPLPPPPPPPSLDSSLKDNNNLPQTAPVPPPPPVLFPKVGVEASSGHTRAASSGSAGNNLPASPSPPPPVAPPPNKNYRRLLSSTATSRSNSKKLKPLHWLKISKTVQGSFWAEIEKCSYASKSSVINMSELEYFFSVQSLDQAGAGRNGNSRSKIGQKPQKVQLIDHRRAYNCEIMLSKVKIPLHDMLSSVLALEDSALDIDQVENLIKFCPTKEEMEVLKGYKRDKEMLGRCEQQFMLELIQVPRVESKLRVFSFKIQFQSQISDLRNNLNIVNSAADQIRGSSKLKGILQTILYLGNALNHGTARGSAAGFKLDSLLKLTETRSSNTKMTLMHYLCKILADKSPELLDFSKDLSSLEPAVKIQLKYLAEEMQAVSKGMEKVKHELSMSGSDGPVSENFCKALKEFLGSAEGEVRSLAQLFSDVGRNVDSLIVYFGEDPARYPFEQVVATFMSFQRMFNQAREENRKQLEFERKKAEKEAREKQRTRKQT is encoded by the exons ATGGCACTGTTTCGGAAATTGTTCTATCGGAAGCCACCTGATGGACTGTTGGAGATCTGCGACAGAGTTTACG TATTTGATAGGTGTTTCACTACTGATGTTTGGGAAGAAAAAAACTACAAAGGCTATGTAGCAGGTATAATTAGCCAACTTCAGGATCATTACCCTGATGTGTCAATTTTGGCTTTCAATTTTCGGGAGGGCGAGTCACAAAGCCTGATTGCAAATGATCTATCTGAGCATGACGTGACAATAATGGACTACCCTCGACACTATGAAGGATGTCCTTTGCTCACTATGGAGATGATAAACCATTTTCTTAGATCTAGTGAAAGTTGGCTCTCCCTTGGGCAACAAAATGTGCTCCTAATGCATTGTGAATGGGGTGGTTGGCCAGTTTTGGCATTTATGTTGGCTGCATTACTAATATCTAGACGACATTTCACTGGGGAACAGAAGACCTTAGACATGATTTATAAGCAGGCTCCTCGCGAGCTTTTGTACTTGTTGCAACCACTGAATCCAATTCCTTCTCAGCTAAGATATTTACAGTATGTAGCAAGGAGGAACATGAACGCGCAATGGCCTCCATTGGATAGAGCACTCACTTTGGATTGCGTCATTATTAGGAAAACACCTAACTTTGATGGCGAGGGTGGTTGCCGGCCCATACTTCGTATTTATGGACAGGATCCATTAATAGTTGCTGatcgatcttcgaaaattttGTTCTCAACACCAAAGAAAAATAATGTTGTCCATCACTACAAGcag GTAGAATGTGAATTAGTTAAGATTGATATCAATTGCCATATACAAGGTGATGTAGTCTTGGAATGTATTAGCTTGAATGATGACCGGGAAAAGATGATGTTTCGGACGATGTTTAACACATCTTTTATTAAGTCAAACATTCTGATACTTAACCGAGATCAAATTGACACATTGTGGGATGCTAAGGATCAATTTCCAAAAGACTTCAGAGCAGAG GTTCTTTTTTCAGAGATGGATGCTGTTGCTTCCCTAGATCCTGTGGAGGACAGTGCAGATTCGCTGAATCAAAAGGGTGATGCTGTTGGCAATACACTCCAACAAATAGCTGCGTCAAATTTGATCCCGGAAAGACTGGAATCTTTGTCCGAGAATACGGACACTAGCTTCCTCATTGATCAAGCTGCTTTAGAGAAGCCTCAAGAGAAGCAAAGAGCTGCAGCATTAGAAAATATTTCTAAGGGCTTGAGACAGTCTAATTTGGAGCAGCATGTTGGGTCATTCTCTGATCCGTCGTCCGAAGAATACCATGGCAACAAACAAAAAGCTGAGCTTCAGCTTATTGAAACCAAAG TGTCACCTCATGATGTCACAACAGTGGAACATCCTTCATTTCATGGACAAGAATGTGGTAAGCTGAAAAAAGTTTCTTCTCTACCTGAAAACAAGAACCGACCACTCATGACGGATGTTCTCACTTCGCCTCCTCCACCTTTACCGGCAAAGGATCAAGATATTGTCACTGGAAAGCCTCTATCTCCTGCTCCAATGCCACCAACACTACTCACTCCTCCCAAGGATAAGTTAGTCATTGGAACTGTACCTTCTCCATCACAGCCTACTACGCCCAGAAACCAAAGTCCTAATACTGTATATTTGAAAGATGATAGAACTACAGTATCTCAACCTGACACATTTCGGCTTCCTCTTGAGATGCTTTCAAGTCCATGTGAGAAtgacaaaatttccaaaatggaACCTTCTCTGCGTACTTGCCCGTCCGAAAGTTCTCCTTATCCCCAACCGCTTATCCCAAGTTTTTCTTCTCCATCAGCCTCCATACCCAATGTCAAACCTCTAGAAGAAAAGTTGGGTAGAGAGTGTGGGCCGTTGCCGTCGCCACCACCTCTACCACATTCAACCTCTGTATTGGAGGAGAATTCTGCTTCTGTTAGTGGACCTCCTCAAACTCCAGCACCTCTTACACCACCTTTGAAAAAAAATTCAACTTCCATTGGAGAGCCATCACCACCGCCACCGCCACcgccttctcctcctcctcctttacATACAACCCCTGTGTTGAATGAGAATTGCTCTTCAATAAGTGGACCACCTCAACCTCCACATCCACCTACCCCCCCTTTGAAGGAAAAATTAGCGTCCAAAGGTGGAAGGCTACCTCCTCCACCTCCACCGCTTCCTGGGCAGCCTGTGAAGGAGAATTCTTCTTTAACTGGAGGACCCTTTCCACCTCCAACACCTCCTTTGCCTACTGCATGGGATTCTAGTCCTACAAATTCATATGCAGTGCCATTGCCACCGCCGCCACCTCCTCCTTCCCTGGATTCATCACTCAAGGATAATAACAATCTTCCACAGACTGCTCCtgttcctcctcctcctccgGTTCTTTTTCCTAAGGTGGGTGTAGAAGCAAGTTCTGGTCACACACGGGCAGCATCAAGTGGTAGTGCAGGGAATAATCTGCCTGCTTCTCCATCTCCACCCCCTCCTGTTGCTCCTCCACCTAATAAAAATTACCGACGGCTTTTGTCTAGTACTGCGACTTCAAGAAGCAATTCAAAGAAGCTGAAGCCTTTGCATTGGTTAAAaataagtaaaacagtccaaggAAGCTTTTGGGCCGAAATTGAAAAATGTAGCTATGCCTCCAA GTCATCGGTGATTAATATGTCAGAACTTGAATATTTCTTCTCAGTTCAAAGTTTAGACCAAGCAGGTGCAGGAAGGAATGGGAATTCAAGGTCCAAAATTGGGCAGAAGCCTCAGAAAGTGCAGCTG ATTGATCATAGACGGGCTTATAATTGTGAAATCATGCTTTCCAAGGTGAAGATACCGCTGCACGACATGCTG AGTTCTGTGCTAGCATTGGAAGATTCAGCATTAGATATTGATCAGGTTGAGAACCTGATTAAATTTTGCCCAACAAAGGAAGAAATGGAGGTGCTCAAG GGTTATAAAAGAGATAAGGAGATGTTGGGTAGATGTGAACAG CAGTTTATGTTAGAATTGATACAAGTCCCTCGTGTAGAGTCCAAGCTACGGGTTTTCTCATTTAAGATTCAGTTTCAATCCCAG ATTTCGGACCTAAGGAATAATCTCAATATTGTGAATTCAGCAGCTGATCAG ATCAGAGGTTCATCAAAATTGAAAGGGATTCTGCAGACAATTCTGTATTTGGGAAATGCTCTCAACCACGGAACTGCAAGAG GGTCTGCTGCTGGTTTCAAGTTGGATAGCCTCCTTAAGCTAACTGAGACACGTTCGTCGAACACTAAGATGACTCTCATGCATTATCTTTGCAAG ATACTTGCTGACAAATCGCCTGAGCTACTTGATTTTTCAAAAGATCTTTCCAGCTTGGAACCTGCAGTGAAG ATACAACTGAAATATTTGGCAGAGGAAATGCAAGCTGTTAGCAAAGGAATGGAGAAAGTTAAACACGAACTCTCCATGTCAGGAAGCGATGGACCTGTGTCTGAGAATTTCTGTAAG GCTCTGAAGGAGTTTCTGGGCTCTGCTGAAGGCGAAGTCAGGTCCTTAGCTCAGCTTTTTTCGGATGTG GGCAGAAATGTCGATTCATTGATTGTTTACTTTGGAGAAGATCCAGCTCGCTATCCATTTGAACAAG TTGTCGCAACGTTTATGAGCTTTCAAAGAATGTTCAATCAAGCACGAGAGGAAAATCGCAAGCAGCTGGAATTTGAGAGAAAGAAAGCAGAGAAGGAAGCTAGGGAGAAGCAGAGGACACGTAAGCAAACTTGA